The segment CGCTCTTCGGCATCTGCTTCGGCAACCAGATCCTCGGCCGCGCGCTCGGCTTCGGCACCTACAAGCTGAAGTACGGCCACCGGGGCATCAACCAGCCGGTCCAGGACCGCACCACCGGCAAGGTCGAGGTCACCGCGCACAACCACGGCTTCGCCGTCGACGCGCCCCTCGACAAGGTCTCCGACACGCCCTACGGGCGCGCCGAGGTCTCCCACGTCTGTCTGAACGACCAGGTCGTCGAAGGCCTCCAGCTGCTCGACCAGCCGGCCTTCTCCGTCCAGTACCACCCCGAGGCGGCCGCGGGCCCGCACGACGCCGCGTACCTCTTCGACCGCTTCGTATCCCTCATGGAGGCCGAGCGTGCCTAAGCGCACCGATATCCAGTCCGTCCTGGTCATCGGCTCCGGCCCGATCGTCATCGGACAGGCCGCCGAGTTCGACTACTCCGGCACCCAGGCCTGCCGCATCCTCAAGGCCGAGGGCCTGCGGGTGATCCTGGTCAACTCCAACCCGGCCACGATCATGACCGACCCGGAGATCGCCGACGCCACGTACGTCGAGCCGATCACCCCCGAGTTCGTCGAGAAGATCATCGCCAAGGAGCGCCCCGACGCCCTCCTGCCCACCCTCGGCGGCCAGACCGCGCTCAACACCGCGATCTCCATGCACGAGCAGGGCGTCCTGGAGAAGTACGGCGTCGAGCTCATCGGCGCCAACGTCGAGGCCATCAACAAGGGCGAGGACCGCGACCTCTTCAAGGGCGTCGTCGAGGCCGTCAAGGCCAAGATCGGTTACGGCGAGTCCGCCCGCTCGGTCATCTGCCACACCATGGACGACGTCATCAAGGGCGTCGACACCCTCGGCGGCTACCCCGTCGTCGTCCGCCCCTCCTTCACCATGGGCGGCGCCGGCTCCGGCTTCGCCCACGACGAGGACGAGCTGCGCCGCATCGCCGGCCAGGGACTCACGCTCTCCCCGACCACCGAGGTGCTCCTGGAGGAGTCCATCCTCGGCTGGAAGGAGTACGAGCTGGAGCTGATGCGCGACAAGAACGACAACGTCGTGGTCGTCTGCTCCATCGAGAACTTCGACCCGATGGGCGTCCACACCGGTGACTCGATCACCGTCGCCCCGGCGATGACGCTCACCGACCGCGAGTACCAGCGGCTCCGCGACATCGGCATCGCGATCATCCGCGAGGTCGGCGTCGACACCGGCGGCTGCAACATCCAGTTCGCGATCGACCCGGTCGACGGCCGGATCATCGTCATCGAGATGAACCCGCGCGTCTCCCGCTCCTCGGCGCTCGCCTCCAAGGCGACCGGCTTCCCGATCGCCAAGATCGCGGCCCGCCTCGCCGTCGGCTACACGCTGGACGAGATCCCGAACGACATCACGGAGAAGACCCCGGCGTCCTTCGAGCCCTCGCTCGACTACGTCGTCGTCAAGGCCCCGCGTTTCGCCTTCGAGAAGTTCCCCTCCGCCGACTCCACGCTGACCACGACCATGAAGTCGGTCGGCGAGGCCATGGCGATCGGCCGCAACTTCACCGAGGCGCTCCAGAAGGCCCTGCGCTCCCTGGAGAAGAAGGGCTCGCAGTTCACCTTCGTGGGCGAGCCCGGTGACAAGGCGGAGCTGCTGCGCGAGTCGGTCCGCCCGACCGACGGCCGCATCAACACCGTCATGCAGGCGATCCGCGCCGGAGCCACCCCGCAGGAGGTCTTCGACGCCACGAAGATCGACCCGTGGTTCGTCGACCAGCTCTTCCTGATCAAGGAGATCGCCGACGAGCTGGCCGCCGCCGAGAAGCTCGAACCCGAGATCCTCGCCGACGCCAAGCGGCACGGCTTCTCCGACGCCCAGATCGCCGAGATCCGCGGTCTGCGCGAGGACGTCGTCCGCGAGGTCCGGCACGCCCTCGGCGTCCGCCCGGTCTACAAGACGGTCGACACCTGCGCCGCCGAGTTCGCCGCCAAGACCCCGTACTTCTACTCCTCGTACGACGAGGAGACCGAGGTCGCCCCCCGCACCAAGCCCGCGGTGATCATCCTGGGCTCCGGCCCGAACCGCATCGGCCAGGGCATCGAGTTCGACTACTCCTGCGTCCACGCCTCCTTCGCCCTCAGCGACGCCGGCTACGAGACCGTGATGGTCAACTGCAACCCGGAGACCGTCTCCACGGACTACGACACCTCCGACCGCCTGTACTTCGAGCCGCTGACGCTGGAAGACGTGCTGGAGATCGTCCACGCCGAGACGCTGGCCGGCCCCGTCGCCGGTGTCGTCGTCCAGCTCGGCGGCCAGACCCCGCTGGGTCTGTCGCAGACGCTCAAGGACAACGGCGTGCCGGTCGTCGGCACCTCTCCGGAGGCCATCCACGCCGCCGAGGACCGCGGCGCCTTCGGCCAGGTCCTCGCCGAGGCCGGGCTCCCGGCCCCCAAGCACGGCACCGCGACCACCTTCGCCGGAGCCAAGGCCATCGCCGACGAGATCGGCTACCCCGTTCTCGTACGCCCCTCGTACGTGCTCGGCGGCCGCGGCATGGAGATCGTGTACGACGAGGCCCGCCTGGAGTCGTACATCGCCGAGTCCACCGAGATCAGCCCCACCCGGCCGGTCCTGGTCGACCGCTTCCTCGACGACGCCATCGAGATCGACGTCGACGCCCTCTACGACGGCCACGAGCTCTACCTCGGCGGCGTCATGGAGCACATCGAGGAAGCCGGCATCCACTCCGGCGACTCGGCCTGCGCCCTGCCCCCGATCACCCTCGGCGGCTTCGACATCAAGCGCCTGCGCGCCTCCACCGAGGCCATCGCCAAGGGCGTCGGCGTGCGCGGTCTGATCAACATCCAGTTCGCGATGGCCGGCGACATCCTCTACGTCCTGGAGGCCAACCCGCGCGCCTCCCGGACCGTCCCCTTCACCTCGAAGGCGACCGCCGTCCCGCTCGCGAAGGCCGCCGCCCGTATCTCGCTCGGCGCCACCATCGCCGAGCTGCGCACCGAGGGCCTGCTGCCGAAGACCGGCGACGGCGGCACACTGCCGCTCGACGCGCCGATCTCCGTCAAGGAGGCCGTGATGCCGTGGTCGCGCTTCCGCGACGTGCACGGCCGCGGTGTGGACACCGTCCTCGGCCCGGAGATGCGCTCCACCGGCGAGGTCATGGGCATCGACGCCGTCTTCGGCACGGCGTACGCCAAGTCGCAGGCCGGCGCCTACGGCCCGCTGCCCACCAAGGGCCGCGCGTTCATCTCGGTCGCCAACCGCGACAAGCGCTCGATGATCTTCCCGGCCCGCGAGCTGGTCGCCCACGGCTTCGAGCTGATGGCCACCTCGGGCACGGCGGAGGTCCTCAAGCGCAACGGCATCAACGCCACGATCGTCCGCAAGCAGTCCGAGGGCGAGGGCCCGAACGGCGAGAAGACGATCGTCCAGCTCATCCACGACGGCCAGGTCGACCTGATCGTCAACACCCCGTACGGCACCGGCGGCCGCCTCGACGGCTACGAGATCCGTACGGCCGCGGTGGCGCGCAGCGTCCCCTGCCTCACCACGGTCCAGGCACTCGCCGCGGCCG is part of the Streptomyces sp. NBC_00250 genome and harbors:
- the carB gene encoding carbamoyl-phosphate synthase large subunit — protein: MPKRTDIQSVLVIGSGPIVIGQAAEFDYSGTQACRILKAEGLRVILVNSNPATIMTDPEIADATYVEPITPEFVEKIIAKERPDALLPTLGGQTALNTAISMHEQGVLEKYGVELIGANVEAINKGEDRDLFKGVVEAVKAKIGYGESARSVICHTMDDVIKGVDTLGGYPVVVRPSFTMGGAGSGFAHDEDELRRIAGQGLTLSPTTEVLLEESILGWKEYELELMRDKNDNVVVVCSIENFDPMGVHTGDSITVAPAMTLTDREYQRLRDIGIAIIREVGVDTGGCNIQFAIDPVDGRIIVIEMNPRVSRSSALASKATGFPIAKIAARLAVGYTLDEIPNDITEKTPASFEPSLDYVVVKAPRFAFEKFPSADSTLTTTMKSVGEAMAIGRNFTEALQKALRSLEKKGSQFTFVGEPGDKAELLRESVRPTDGRINTVMQAIRAGATPQEVFDATKIDPWFVDQLFLIKEIADELAAAEKLEPEILADAKRHGFSDAQIAEIRGLREDVVREVRHALGVRPVYKTVDTCAAEFAAKTPYFYSSYDEETEVAPRTKPAVIILGSGPNRIGQGIEFDYSCVHASFALSDAGYETVMVNCNPETVSTDYDTSDRLYFEPLTLEDVLEIVHAETLAGPVAGVVVQLGGQTPLGLSQTLKDNGVPVVGTSPEAIHAAEDRGAFGQVLAEAGLPAPKHGTATTFAGAKAIADEIGYPVLVRPSYVLGGRGMEIVYDEARLESYIAESTEISPTRPVLVDRFLDDAIEIDVDALYDGHELYLGGVMEHIEEAGIHSGDSACALPPITLGGFDIKRLRASTEAIAKGVGVRGLINIQFAMAGDILYVLEANPRASRTVPFTSKATAVPLAKAAARISLGATIAELRTEGLLPKTGDGGTLPLDAPISVKEAVMPWSRFRDVHGRGVDTVLGPEMRSTGEVMGIDAVFGTAYAKSQAGAYGPLPTKGRAFISVANRDKRSMIFPARELVAHGFELMATSGTAEVLKRNGINATIVRKQSEGEGPNGEKTIVQLIHDGQVDLIVNTPYGTGGRLDGYEIRTAAVARSVPCLTTVQALAAAVQGIDALNRGDVGVRSLQEHAEHLTAARD